One part of the Flavobacterium johnsoniae UW101 genome encodes these proteins:
- a CDS encoding alpha/beta fold hydrolase, with protein MDKHYKKEGKYSYFEAGEGTPIVILHGLMGGLSNFDGVAQYFPTKGYKVVIPDLPIYTQSILKTNVKSFAKYVKDFITFKGFDKVILLGNSLGGHIALYHTKLYPEKVAGLVITGSSGLYESAMGDSYPRRGDYEYIKKKAEDVFYDPKIATPELIDEVYATANDRIKLIKTLTIAKSAIRHNMAKDLPKMTVDTCIIWGKNDSVTPPNVAEEFDKLLPNSSLYWIDKCGHAAMMEHPQEFNEILEKWLTEKNL; from the coding sequence ATGGACAAACACTATAAAAAAGAAGGCAAATACAGCTATTTTGAAGCAGGAGAAGGAACCCCTATCGTTATTTTGCATGGGTTAATGGGAGGTCTAAGTAACTTTGATGGTGTAGCACAATATTTCCCAACGAAAGGATATAAAGTTGTTATTCCGGATTTGCCAATATACACACAAAGCATTTTAAAAACGAACGTAAAAAGTTTTGCTAAATACGTTAAAGATTTCATCACTTTTAAAGGTTTCGACAAAGTAATTCTTCTTGGAAATTCTCTAGGAGGGCATATTGCCTTGTATCATACAAAGCTTTATCCTGAAAAAGTTGCCGGACTTGTAATTACAGGAAGTTCAGGACTTTATGAAAGCGCAATGGGAGACAGTTACCCTAGAAGAGGCGATTATGAATACATTAAAAAGAAAGCTGAAGATGTATTTTATGATCCAAAAATTGCAACTCCGGAGCTTATTGATGAAGTATATGCGACCGCCAATGACCGCATAAAACTGATTAAAACTTTAACAATTGCCAAGAGCGCAATTCGTCATAATATGGCCAAAGATTTACCAAAAATGACAGTTGACACCTGCATCATTTGGGGTAAAAATGACTCAGTAACACCTCCAAATGTTGCTGAAGAATTTGACAAATTATTGCCTAATTCAAGTTTGTACTGGATTGACAAATGTGGACACGCTGCTATGATGGAGCATCCTCAGGAATTTAATGAAATTCTTGAGAAATGGCTTACCGAAAAGAATTTATAG